The following proteins are co-located in the Triplophysa dalaica isolate WHDGS20190420 chromosome 2, ASM1584641v1, whole genome shotgun sequence genome:
- the pou4f2 gene encoding POU domain, class 4, transcription factor 2 yields MMMMSLNSKQAFAMPHTSLSEPKYSSLHSSTLTSNAPSSSCSSSRHINTISGSSEAMRRACLPNPPSNIFGGLDESLLARAEALAAVDIVSQTKNHHHPPHHSPFKPDATYHTMNTHPCTSSSSSSSSVPISHPSALGSHHHHHHHHHHHQPHQGLEGDLLDHIAPGLALAGAMAGPDGSVVSTPAHPAHMAGMNHMHQAAINMAHAHGLPSHMGCMSDVDADPRDLEAFAERFKQRRIKLGVTQADVGSALANLKIPGVGSLSQSTICRFESLTLSHNNMIALKPILQAWLEEAEKSHREKLNKPELFNGAEKKRKRTSIAAPEKRSLEAYFAIQPRPSSEKIAAIAEKLDLKKNVVRVWFCNQRQKQKRMKYSACV; encoded by the exons ATGATGATGATGTCTCTGAACAGCAAGCAGGCGTTCGCCATGCCCCACACCAGTTTATCAGAGCCCAAATACTCCAGTTTGCATTCTTCCACTTTGACTTCCAACGCGCCCTCGTCGTCCTGTTCGTCGTCCCGCCACATCAACACGATCAGCGGCAGCTCGGAGGCGATGCGCCGAGCATGTCTCCCAAACCCACCG AGCAATATATTCGGCGGTTTGGATGAGAGTTTGTTGGCCCGCGCGGAAGCTCTGGCGGCGGTGGATATAGTCTCGCAGACCAAAAACCATCATCACCCTCCTCATCACAGTCCCTTCAAGCCGGACGCAACCTACCACACCATGAACACGCATCCTTGCACCTCCTCGTCCTCCTCGTCGTCGTCCGTGCCCATCTCGCACCCGTCCGCTCTTGGGAGccatcaccaccaccaccatcatcaccaccatCACCAGCCGCACCAGGGACTGGAGGGGGACCTGCTGGATCATATCGCCCCTGGACTGGCACTAGCTGGGGCCATGGCAGGGCCAGACGGCTCGGTGGTCTCCACGCCTGCGCACCCTGCCCACATGGCAGGCATGAACCACATGCACCAAGCTGCCATCAACATGGCTCACGCCCATGGGCTGCCATCCCACATGGGCTGCATGAGCGACGTCGACGCAGATCCCAGGGACTTGGAAGCGTTCGCTGAGCGTTTTAAACAGCGTCGGATCAAACTCGGTGTGACTCAAGCGGATGTAGGGTCAGCATTGGCCAACCTGAAGATTCCGGGTGTGGGCTCTTTAAGCCAGAGTACCATCTGCCGATTTGAATCTCTCACGTTGTCTCACAACAACATGATCGCTCTGAAGCCCATCCTGCAAGCCTGGCTCGAGGAGGCTGAAAAGTCACACCGGGAGAAACTAAATAAACCCGAGCTCTTCAACGGGGCTGAGAAGAAGAGGAAGCGGACCTCGATCGCGGCCCCCGAGAAACGATCCCTCGAAGCTTATTTTGCTATTCAGCCGCGTCCGTCATCTGAGAAAATTGCAGCAATCGCAGAGAAGCTGGACCTCAAAAAGAACGTAGTGCGGGTTTGGTTTTGCAACCAGAGGCAAAAACAAAAACGCATGAAATACTCGGCTTGCGTGTAG